The following proteins are encoded in a genomic region of Methylobacterium tardum:
- a CDS encoding dicarboxylate transporter/tellurite-resistance protein TehA, producing the protein MVLGLCGLGNGWRAMARLGLAPAWVGEALSLVGVAVWSAWLVFYAARWLNDRDTVLFEARDPTSSFFASLAPVATMIASVGLAPHWPSTAWAMASAGLVGATLFAVWGVGGLWMGDRAFEATTPILYMPTVGGGFVAAITCATFGMKELGLLYFGAGLLSWLTLESVIVHRLILQTLPVPLRASLGLHLAPPAVACVAYLAVTDGPPDRLAQILFGYALLHALVMVRLVPWLRQQPFSPAAWAYTFGVSALPLSALRLTERGLDGPNASLAVPLFAAANLIIGWIALRTLGLLLRGKLLPVRPF; encoded by the coding sequence ATGGTCCTGGGGCTCTGCGGCCTGGGCAACGGCTGGCGCGCCATGGCTCGCCTCGGACTGGCACCCGCCTGGGTCGGCGAGGCGCTCTCGCTCGTCGGCGTGGCGGTCTGGTCGGCGTGGCTGGTCTTCTACGCGGCGCGGTGGCTGAACGACCGGGATACGGTGCTGTTCGAGGCGCGCGACCCGACGTCCTCGTTCTTCGCCTCCCTGGCCCCCGTCGCCACGATGATCGCCAGCGTCGGCCTCGCGCCGCACTGGCCGAGCACCGCGTGGGCGATGGCATCGGCGGGACTTGTCGGGGCGACCCTCTTCGCCGTCTGGGGTGTGGGAGGCCTCTGGATGGGCGACCGCGCGTTCGAGGCGACGACGCCGATCCTCTACATGCCCACGGTCGGAGGGGGCTTCGTGGCGGCCATCACCTGCGCCACGTTCGGCATGAAGGAACTCGGCCTGCTCTATTTCGGGGCCGGCCTGCTGTCGTGGCTGACGCTGGAATCGGTCATCGTCCATAGACTGATCCTGCAGACCCTTCCCGTGCCGCTGCGCGCCTCGCTCGGGCTGCACCTCGCGCCGCCCGCGGTGGCCTGCGTCGCCTACCTGGCGGTCACGGACGGGCCGCCCGACCGGCTCGCCCAAATCCTGTTCGGCTACGCCCTGCTGCATGCCCTGGTCATGGTGCGGCTGGTACCGTGGCTGCGGCAGCAGCCGTTCTCGCCGGCGGCCTGGGCGTACACGTTCGGCGTCTCGGCCCTGCCGCTCTCCGCGTTGCGCCTGACCGAACGTGGCCTGGACGGGCCGAACGCTTCGCTCGCGGTCCCGCTGTTCGCCGCGGCGAACCTGATCATCGGCTGGATCGCGCTTAGGACGTTGGGCCTGCTGCTGCGCGGCAAGCTCTTGCCGGTCCGACCTTTCTGA